The Agromyces mariniharenae genome includes a window with the following:
- the gap gene encoding type I glyceraldehyde-3-phosphate dehydrogenase, translated as MTRIAVNGFGRIGRNTLRALLERDSDLEIVAVNDLTDPKALAQLLRFDSSLGRLGRPVEVEGDELVVDGRRIKVLAERDPANLPWKELAVDVVLESTGRFTSAEAAKAHLDAGARKVLVSAPSDGADVTLAYGVNTDAYDAASHTIVSNASCTTNALAPLASVLDDLAGIEHGFMTTVHAYTQEQNLQDGPHRDPRRARAAGVNIVPTTTGAAKAIGLVLPGLDGKLSGDSIRVPVPVGSIVELNTTVSREVTRDEVLAAYKAAAAGPLAGVLEYSEDPLVSSDITGNPASSIFDAALTRVDGKHVKVVAWYDNEWGFSNRVIDTLELLAQG; from the coding sequence ATGACCCGCATCGCCGTGAACGGCTTCGGACGCATCGGCCGCAACACGCTGCGCGCCCTCCTCGAGCGCGACTCCGACCTCGAGATCGTCGCCGTGAACGACCTCACCGACCCGAAGGCCCTCGCCCAGCTGCTGCGCTTCGATAGCTCGCTCGGCCGCCTCGGGCGCCCCGTCGAGGTCGAGGGCGACGAGCTCGTCGTCGACGGACGCCGTATCAAGGTCCTCGCCGAGCGCGACCCCGCGAACCTGCCGTGGAAGGAGCTCGCGGTCGACGTCGTGCTCGAGTCGACCGGCCGCTTCACGTCCGCCGAGGCCGCGAAGGCGCACCTCGACGCCGGCGCGCGCAAGGTGCTCGTGAGCGCGCCGTCCGACGGCGCCGACGTGACGCTCGCCTACGGCGTGAACACCGACGCGTACGACGCGGCATCCCACACCATCGTGTCGAACGCCTCGTGCACCACGAACGCGCTCGCGCCGCTCGCCTCGGTGCTCGACGACCTCGCCGGCATCGAGCACGGCTTCATGACCACGGTGCACGCCTACACGCAGGAGCAGAACCTGCAGGACGGCCCGCACCGCGACCCGCGCCGGGCCCGCGCCGCCGGCGTGAACATCGTGCCGACCACGACGGGCGCCGCGAAGGCGATCGGCCTCGTGCTGCCGGGCCTCGACGGCAAGCTGTCGGGCGACTCGATCCGCGTGCCCGTGCCCGTCGGCTCGATCGTCGAGCTCAACACCACCGTGTCGCGCGAGGTCACCCGCGACGAGGTGCTCGCCGCGTACAAGGCCGCTGCCGCCGGGCCCCTCGCTGGCGTCCTCGAGTACTCGGAGGACCCGCTCGTGTCGTCGGACATCACGGGCAACCCGGCGTCGTCGATCTTCGACGCGGCGCTCACGCGCGTCGACGGCAAGCACGTGAAGGTCGTCGCGTGGTACGACAACGAGTGGGGCTTCTCGAACCGCGTGATCGACACGCTGGAGCTGCTCGCGCAGGGCTGA
- a CDS encoding DMT family transporter yields MTRRGLILFAALGIAWGIPYLFIKVAVSELDPAMVVLGRSALAALLLMPLAFFRREVWQVVRRWKPMAAYTIVEIILPWYFLSSAEQKLPSSTAGLLLATVPLAGVAIAFIMGRPERLTRLNWLGITLGMLGVAALVGLDIAGSDLIAVAEMAVVVVGYALGPAILARWMSDLPGVGVVAVSLAATAVVYVPFVLFTGAWPTTWPSTSVILSIVVLAVVCSALAFLLMVALIGEIGPVKATAITYVNPAVAILAGVLILGERITVWTIVGFTLVLLGSYLVTRKRQEPVAAEGPEEACAEQELQPEQRQDQQARRQA; encoded by the coding sequence GTGACTCGTCGTGGGCTGATCCTCTTCGCCGCGCTCGGCATCGCCTGGGGCATCCCCTACCTCTTCATCAAGGTGGCGGTGAGCGAGCTCGACCCCGCGATGGTGGTCCTCGGGCGATCAGCGCTGGCCGCGCTCCTGCTGATGCCGCTCGCGTTCTTCCGTCGCGAGGTCTGGCAGGTCGTGCGTCGGTGGAAGCCGATGGCGGCCTACACGATCGTCGAGATCATCCTGCCGTGGTACTTCCTGAGCTCGGCCGAGCAGAAGCTCCCGAGCTCGACCGCCGGGCTGCTGCTCGCCACCGTGCCGCTGGCCGGTGTGGCGATCGCCTTCATCATGGGGCGGCCCGAGCGGCTCACGCGCCTCAACTGGCTCGGCATCACGCTCGGCATGCTCGGCGTCGCCGCGCTCGTCGGCCTCGACATCGCCGGGTCCGACCTCATCGCGGTCGCCGAGATGGCCGTCGTCGTGGTCGGTTACGCGCTCGGCCCGGCGATCCTCGCGCGCTGGATGTCCGACCTCCCGGGAGTCGGCGTCGTCGCCGTGTCGCTGGCCGCGACGGCGGTGGTGTACGTGCCGTTCGTGCTCTTCACCGGTGCCTGGCCCACGACGTGGCCGTCGACGTCGGTCATCCTCTCGATCGTCGTGCTCGCGGTGGTCTGCAGCGCCCTCGCGTTCCTGCTCATGGTCGCGCTCATCGGCGAGATCGGGCCGGTCAAGGCGACGGCCATCACCTACGTGAACCCCGCGGTCGCGATCCTCGCGGGCGTGCTCATCCTCGGCGAGCGCATCACGGTGTGGACGATCGTCGGCTTCACGCTGGTGCTCCTCGGCTCCTATCTCGTGACGCGCAAGCGGCAGGAGCCCGTCGCGGCCGAGGGTCCCGAGGAGGCCTGCGCCGAGCAGGAACTGCAACCGGAGCAACGGCAGGATCAGCAGGCGCGCCGACAGGCGTAG
- a CDS encoding VOC family protein, which yields MDVEPITPQQFHDADGVDDWRVLYWGAHAFFRATSYAQAARFVAAVAELAAPTRHDPDVDLRREGVAVKLITRGIRNLSTRDIELARRISEAARDLGLDADPSALQIVQAAVASPPSADVTPFWAAVLGYVRPNGSHLVDPLRRNPSFFLQREDRVAPGRGRMHIDVSVPHDQVYARIDAAVAAGGRIADDSFAPEWWTLADAENHGVDITTWWGREAVRLEEQREQ from the coding sequence ATGGATGTCGAGCCCATCACGCCGCAGCAGTTCCACGACGCCGACGGGGTCGACGACTGGCGGGTGCTCTACTGGGGTGCGCACGCGTTCTTCCGCGCGACGTCGTACGCGCAGGCGGCCAGGTTCGTGGCTGCGGTCGCCGAGCTCGCGGCGCCCACACGGCACGACCCCGACGTCGACCTGCGTCGCGAGGGCGTTGCGGTGAAGCTCATCACCCGCGGCATCCGGAACCTGAGCACCCGCGACATCGAGCTCGCGAGGCGCATCTCCGAGGCGGCGCGCGACCTGGGACTCGACGCCGACCCATCGGCGCTGCAGATCGTGCAGGCGGCGGTCGCGTCGCCACCGTCGGCCGACGTCACGCCGTTCTGGGCCGCGGTGCTCGGTTACGTGCGGCCCAATGGGTCCCACCTCGTCGACCCGCTGCGGCGAAACCCGTCGTTCTTCCTCCAGCGCGAGGACCGCGTCGCGCCGGGCCGCGGGCGCATGCACATCGACGTGAGCGTGCCGCACGACCAGGTGTACGCCCGCATCGACGCGGCCGTCGCGGCGGGCGGCCGCATCGCCGACGACTCCTTCGCGCCCGAGTGGTGGACGCTCGCCGACGCCGAGAACCACGGCGTCGACATCACGACGTGGTGGGGTCGCGAGGCGGTGCGGCTCGAGGAGCAGCGCGAGCAGTGA
- a CDS encoding NAD-dependent epimerase/dehydratase family protein, which yields MIVRMGAADAASEVVVVTGASGRIGRRVVPLLRRPGRTLRLVDLDVPEDAAAASDDHARGAVEWHRASIEDADAIGRVVDGADAVVHLAALASERPWADLLRVNIDGTQKVLEAARTAGVRRVFLASSVHAVGFASVADVAQDEPLLPRPDTYYGVSKAALEALGSLYADRFGMSIVTARICHFAPDPGAGGTLGLSLAQWLSVDDAVRLIEAALRVEDGRHHLVWGVSANAPARFSPEAGRAIGYEPQDDAVRVATERDGVAPVIPAPRGPIGGMFTDDEHPVGGTW from the coding sequence ATGATCGTGCGCATGGGTGCAGCGGATGCCGCGAGCGAGGTCGTCGTCGTCACGGGCGCGTCGGGGCGGATCGGCCGGCGCGTGGTGCCGCTGCTGCGACGGCCGGGCCGGACGCTCCGGCTGGTCGACCTCGACGTGCCCGAGGATGCCGCCGCGGCATCCGATGACCACGCACGCGGCGCCGTCGAGTGGCATCGCGCCTCGATCGAGGACGCCGATGCGATCGGCCGGGTCGTCGACGGCGCCGATGCGGTCGTGCACCTCGCCGCGCTCGCGTCCGAGCGGCCGTGGGCCGACCTGCTGCGCGTGAACATCGACGGCACCCAGAAGGTGCTCGAGGCGGCCCGCACGGCGGGCGTGCGCCGGGTGTTCCTCGCGAGCAGCGTGCACGCCGTCGGGTTCGCCTCTGTCGCGGATGTCGCGCAGGACGAGCCGCTGCTGCCGCGACCCGACACGTACTACGGGGTCAGCAAGGCGGCGCTCGAAGCGCTCGGCAGCCTGTACGCCGACCGGTTCGGCATGAGCATCGTCACCGCACGCATCTGCCACTTCGCGCCCGACCCCGGAGCCGGCGGCACGCTCGGCCTCAGCCTGGCGCAGTGGCTCTCGGTCGACGACGCCGTGCGGCTCATCGAGGCGGCGCTGCGCGTCGAGGACGGACGTCACCACCTCGTCTGGGGCGTCTCCGCGAACGCGCCCGCGCGCTTCTCACCCGAGGCGGGTCGCGCCATCGGGTACGAGCCGCAGGATGACGCCGTGCGCGTCGCGACCGAGCGCGACGGCGTCGCGCCCGTCATCCCGGCGCCGCGGGGACCGATCGGCGGCATGTTCACCGACGACGAGCATCCGGTCGGCGGGACGTGGTGA
- a CDS encoding NAD(P)H-dependent flavin oxidoreductase: MADAATRLTELLGIEHPIVLGPFGGLSSVELTAAVSGLGGLGSFGLYGYDAGRIAETAAALHAATDRPFNLNVWLPLTDAATDAPLDRDGYDRTVGALRPFFDEVGLAVPAEPPASYLPSFDEQWAAVLEARPAVASFVFGVPPADVVESARARGIRLVGTATSVDEAVALDAGGVDAIVATGLEAGGHRVSFLREPEQSLIGSIALVPQVVDAVSVPVIAAGGIADRRGVAAALALGASGVQVGTAFLRTRQSAANDAHRAAMGDTAAHETVLTRAMSGRLARGRLNRAIREIEASGAIAPFPAQNWLTGRFRAEAARQGRGDLQSLWMGQSAPLAVRDDVRAVFAELAAGVPSSSAA; the protein is encoded by the coding sequence ATGGCGGATGCCGCGACACGGCTGACCGAGCTGCTGGGCATCGAGCATCCGATCGTGCTCGGGCCGTTCGGCGGGCTGTCGTCGGTCGAGCTCACCGCGGCGGTGAGCGGGCTCGGCGGGCTCGGGTCGTTCGGGCTCTATGGCTACGACGCCGGCCGCATCGCCGAGACCGCGGCGGCGCTGCACGCGGCGACCGACCGGCCGTTCAACCTCAACGTGTGGCTTCCGCTGACGGATGCCGCGACCGACGCCCCGCTCGACCGCGACGGCTACGACCGCACCGTCGGAGCGCTCCGCCCCTTCTTCGACGAGGTCGGGCTCGCGGTGCCGGCGGAGCCGCCCGCGTCGTACCTCCCGTCGTTCGACGAGCAGTGGGCGGCCGTGCTCGAGGCGCGTCCGGCCGTCGCGAGCTTCGTGTTCGGCGTGCCTCCCGCCGACGTGGTCGAGAGCGCGAGGGCGCGCGGCATCCGCCTGGTGGGCACCGCGACCTCGGTCGACGAGGCCGTCGCGCTCGACGCGGGCGGGGTCGACGCGATCGTCGCGACCGGGCTCGAGGCCGGCGGACACCGGGTGTCGTTCCTGCGCGAACCCGAGCAGTCGCTCATCGGGTCGATCGCGCTCGTCCCGCAGGTGGTCGACGCGGTGTCGGTGCCGGTGATCGCGGCGGGCGGCATCGCCGACCGGCGGGGCGTCGCCGCGGCGCTCGCGCTCGGCGCGTCGGGCGTGCAGGTGGGCACGGCGTTCCTGCGCACGCGGCAGTCCGCCGCGAACGACGCCCACCGCGCGGCCATGGGCGACACGGCCGCGCACGAGACCGTGCTCACGCGTGCCATGAGCGGGCGACTGGCGCGCGGACGGCTGAACCGCGCCATCCGCGAGATCGAGGCATCGGGCGCCATCGCGCCGTTCCCGGCGCAGAACTGGCTCACCGGGAGGTTCCGCGCCGAGGCCGCGCGCCAGGGCCGCGGCGACCTGCAGTCGCTCTGGATGGGCCAGTCGGCGCCGCTCGCGGTGCGCGACGACGTGCGCGCCGTGTTCGCGGAGCTCGCGGCCGGGGTGCCATCGTCCAGCGCAGCCTGA
- a CDS encoding DUF4242 domain-containing protein, translating to MPYFIIERNYAENVPVPFEAAPDINLINDEEDVRWVFSFLSVDHRKSYCLYEADSKEAILAAAARNGVPADVITEVEGRLMPSGLLASVT from the coding sequence ATGCCGTACTTCATCATCGAACGCAACTACGCGGAGAACGTACCTGTTCCGTTCGAGGCCGCGCCGGACATCAACCTGATCAACGACGAGGAGGACGTGCGCTGGGTGTTCTCGTTCCTGTCGGTGGATCACCGCAAGAGCTACTGCCTGTACGAAGCCGACTCGAAGGAGGCGATCCTCGCCGCGGCGGCTCGGAATGGGGTACCCGCCGACGTGATCACCGAGGTGGAGGGCCGGCTGATGCCGAGCGGCCTGCTCGCCTCCGTCACCTGA
- a CDS encoding ATP-binding protein has translation MARREELRALRAAYDDTERGAGRVVFVSGDPGTGKSRLIGQLCAEAHERGAAVLAGTTVQEFGRPLEPFDQALAPLLAAIADAEAAAADADDGDLGRTMADDALALVRDAFARDERSVPVIGQDRLFEAVVEVLVAASAIRPIVMVLDDLHWAGDDAVRLLTRIIPGTADARILMLAASRPHPPDKSDELAEAIERSSHRPNVERVELTPFTAADVTEFLRVGAGLSDEQARASTSALMEVTGGNPFLVRTVWRPAVDAIVSRDTRFEMPESAFEPLRPRIAMLAPAELDVLQAAAVLGQEVDVVELIAVSDQSQDATLDAIDSILRSGLLEPPERADGPFRFPHAIARQAVLGTMTPSSTMRLHGRIAQTLEARFPAAPRLVQRLAHHFSAARALGFGDRAVTYLIQSAESADRRIAHEEAASLFERAAALTGRSDERDELQLRSARSWSLASDFAKARIQRERTLASSDPRTRLRAAIGYEEASFRAALYGTRAAELLTSALDDVSGDDHDPLVIEGLAGLGRAMAYTGDLDTAAIHGDRAIALARELDDDRTLAAVLRARIWHTLRPEGVRERLDQAEELSGLIADMDDDWMGVAATIGSSNAYIVGDPEAMARNERRLVETAQRWGSYWAYWAECCRFGRAFIDGRLTDAGARLSRMSEIELEFRSDAATGAIPIQVYMMRREAGRLTPAARLLTADRAPRSAWTPGLLALYTEFGMEEPCRRTLHWLLDRDHEKAHVSGNWPVRLAFMVEAALALGDRDAGRMLRPLMQDYAGLNVLSAFYVAPLGPADRYLGELDALCDTGDPAAEFASAIQLSEQLEAPLHIAYASASAAAFERRVHGDSAEARSLAERARAIAEPLGLARVLAMLPPRTAIPDPDGLTARETEVLRLLADGLSNREIATELVISEHTAANHVRSILIKVGAPNRTRAARYARERGIV, from the coding sequence GTGGCCCGACGCGAGGAGCTCCGCGCGCTGCGGGCCGCGTACGACGACACCGAGCGGGGTGCCGGTCGGGTCGTCTTCGTGAGCGGCGACCCGGGCACCGGCAAATCGCGGCTGATCGGGCAGTTGTGCGCCGAGGCCCACGAACGTGGCGCCGCGGTCCTGGCCGGCACTACCGTGCAGGAGTTCGGACGTCCGCTCGAGCCGTTCGACCAGGCTCTCGCACCCCTGCTCGCCGCGATCGCGGATGCCGAAGCCGCGGCAGCCGATGCCGACGATGGCGACCTCGGGCGGACCATGGCCGATGACGCGCTCGCCCTGGTTCGTGACGCGTTCGCGCGCGACGAGCGATCGGTGCCGGTCATCGGGCAGGACCGGTTGTTCGAGGCGGTCGTCGAGGTGCTCGTCGCCGCGTCCGCCATCCGCCCGATCGTGATGGTCCTCGACGACCTGCACTGGGCCGGCGACGACGCAGTTCGCCTGCTGACCCGGATCATCCCCGGAACGGCGGACGCTCGCATCCTCATGCTCGCTGCGTCGCGTCCCCATCCTCCCGACAAGTCCGACGAGTTGGCGGAGGCTATCGAGCGCTCGAGTCACCGTCCGAATGTCGAACGCGTGGAGCTCACACCGTTCACGGCCGCCGATGTCACGGAGTTCCTCCGGGTCGGCGCGGGACTCTCCGACGAACAGGCCAGGGCGTCGACCAGCGCGCTCATGGAGGTCACCGGTGGCAACCCCTTCCTGGTTCGCACCGTCTGGCGACCGGCCGTCGACGCGATCGTCTCCCGCGACACCCGCTTCGAGATGCCGGAGTCCGCGTTCGAGCCCCTGCGCCCGCGGATCGCGATGCTCGCACCGGCGGAACTCGATGTACTCCAGGCCGCGGCCGTGCTCGGGCAGGAGGTTGACGTCGTCGAACTGATCGCCGTCAGCGACCAGTCGCAAGATGCAACGCTCGACGCTATCGATTCCATCCTGCGCTCGGGCCTGCTCGAGCCACCCGAACGAGCCGACGGCCCCTTCCGATTCCCTCACGCGATCGCCCGGCAAGCGGTCCTCGGCACGATGACGCCATCGTCGACGATGCGTCTTCATGGACGGATCGCCCAGACGCTCGAGGCCCGATTTCCCGCCGCGCCGCGTCTCGTCCAGCGGTTGGCGCATCATTTCAGTGCCGCTCGAGCGCTGGGGTTCGGCGACCGCGCCGTCACCTACCTCATCCAGTCAGCGGAGTCCGCCGATCGGCGCATCGCGCACGAGGAGGCAGCGAGCCTCTTCGAGCGCGCCGCGGCGCTCACCGGCCGGTCGGACGAGCGCGATGAACTCCAATTGCGCTCAGCGCGGAGCTGGTCTCTCGCCTCCGATTTCGCCAAAGCCCGAATCCAACGGGAACGGACGTTGGCCTCGAGCGATCCGCGCACGCGCCTGCGAGCCGCGATCGGGTACGAGGAAGCCTCTTTCCGAGCCGCGCTCTACGGAACACGCGCAGCCGAGCTGCTGACGTCGGCGCTCGACGACGTCTCCGGAGACGATCACGACCCCCTGGTGATCGAGGGATTGGCCGGCCTCGGACGGGCGATGGCGTACACCGGCGACCTCGACACTGCCGCGATCCACGGAGACCGAGCGATCGCCCTCGCTCGAGAGCTCGACGACGACCGCACGCTCGCCGCCGTCCTGCGCGCCCGGATCTGGCATACCCTCCGACCCGAGGGCGTGCGCGAGCGCCTCGACCAGGCCGAGGAGCTCAGCGGGCTGATCGCCGACATGGATGACGACTGGATGGGCGTAGCGGCGACGATCGGCAGTTCGAACGCCTACATCGTCGGCGACCCCGAGGCCATGGCACGGAACGAACGGCGCCTCGTCGAGACTGCCCAGCGCTGGGGTTCGTATTGGGCGTACTGGGCCGAATGCTGCCGGTTCGGCCGAGCCTTCATCGACGGGCGCCTCACCGACGCCGGCGCACGGCTCTCGCGCATGTCGGAGATCGAGCTGGAGTTCCGGTCGGACGCGGCGACAGGCGCGATTCCCATTCAGGTCTACATGATGCGTCGGGAGGCGGGTCGCCTGACTCCGGCAGCCCGACTCCTGACGGCCGACCGCGCGCCCCGATCGGCGTGGACTCCCGGCCTCCTCGCCCTGTACACCGAGTTCGGCATGGAGGAGCCCTGCCGCCGGACGCTCCACTGGCTCCTCGATCGCGACCATGAGAAAGCGCACGTCTCAGGCAACTGGCCGGTCCGGCTCGCGTTCATGGTGGAGGCGGCGCTCGCCCTCGGCGATCGGGATGCCGGGCGGATGCTCCGACCGCTGATGCAGGACTACGCCGGTCTCAACGTCCTCTCTGCGTTCTACGTCGCGCCGCTCGGCCCCGCCGACCGGTACCTCGGAGAGCTCGATGCGCTCTGCGACACCGGCGATCCCGCAGCCGAGTTCGCCAGCGCGATCCAACTGAGCGAGCAACTCGAGGCGCCGCTTCACATCGCGTACGCGTCGGCATCGGCCGCCGCATTCGAGCGACGGGTCCACGGCGACTCGGCGGAGGCGCGGTCGCTCGCCGAGCGGGCGAGGGCGATCGCCGAGCCGCTCGGCCTTGCCCGTGTGCTCGCCATGCTCCCGCCCAGGACCGCCATACCCGATCCCGACGGCCTGACTGCACGCGAGACAGAGGTCCTCCGGCTCCTGGCCGACGGGCTCAGCAACCGGGAGATCGCGACAGAGCTCGTGATCAGCGAGCACACCGCCGCGAATCACGTCCGCAGCATCCTGATCAAGGTGGGTGCACCGAACCGAACCCGCGCCGCTCGGTACGCTCGGGAACGCGGCATTGTCTGA
- a CDS encoding flavin-containing monooxygenase has product MSTTTLDTVVIGAGAAGLIVGRRLAARGIRFELFDEHARVGDQWRERYRSLRLFTPRGFASLPGMLLDVGRFEYPTGTQFGDYLEQYAERFELPVRTSTRVTSLSREPDGRFRLADDDVLAEHVIVASGAHRRPVTPGFATGLDPSIRQLHSMEYRGPEQFAEGPVLVVGAANSGTDVALDAARAGHAVTLAGRHPGHVPVDIDTPIGNLASRIFLARLRRVTIDSEKGRRMRAAELGHGVMLIRNSLRDLERAGVVQAGRVRGVEAGHPVLADGTVVDATTVVWCTGSRPDLSWLRIDGVVGADGEPETTRGVVTGCPGLGFVGMEFQYSVASAALVGMDRDAAIVVDALFGDAADRVEPAVPATHEDAAEIAA; this is encoded by the coding sequence ATGTCCACCACCACCCTCGACACCGTCGTCATCGGCGCGGGCGCAGCCGGACTCATCGTCGGCCGGCGACTCGCCGCTCGCGGCATCCGCTTCGAGCTCTTCGACGAGCACGCCCGCGTGGGCGACCAGTGGCGCGAGCGCTACCGTTCGCTGCGGCTCTTCACGCCGCGCGGCTTCGCGAGCCTGCCCGGCATGCTCCTCGACGTCGGCCGGTTCGAGTATCCGACCGGCACGCAGTTCGGCGACTACCTCGAGCAGTACGCCGAGCGCTTCGAGCTCCCGGTGCGCACGTCGACGCGCGTCACCAGCCTGAGCCGTGAGCCCGACGGACGCTTCCGGCTCGCCGACGACGACGTGCTCGCCGAGCACGTGATCGTCGCGTCGGGCGCGCACCGACGGCCGGTCACGCCGGGGTTCGCGACCGGGCTCGACCCGTCGATCCGGCAGCTGCACTCGATGGAGTACCGCGGCCCCGAGCAGTTCGCGGAGGGGCCCGTGCTCGTGGTCGGCGCCGCGAACTCGGGCACGGATGTCGCACTCGATGCCGCGCGCGCCGGTCACGCCGTGACGCTGGCCGGGCGCCACCCCGGCCATGTGCCCGTCGACATCGACACCCCGATCGGCAACCTGGCGAGCCGCATCTTCCTCGCACGACTCCGGCGCGTGACGATCGACTCCGAGAAGGGCCGCCGCATGCGAGCCGCTGAACTGGGTCACGGCGTGATGCTCATCCGCAACTCGCTGCGCGACCTCGAGCGCGCGGGCGTCGTGCAGGCCGGCCGCGTACGCGGCGTCGAGGCGGGGCATCCCGTGCTCGCCGACGGCACGGTCGTCGACGCGACGACCGTGGTGTGGTGCACCGGCTCGCGGCCCGACCTCTCGTGGCTGCGCATCGACGGCGTGGTCGGCGCCGACGGCGAGCCCGAGACGACCCGCGGTGTCGTCACCGGATGCCCCGGGCTCGGGTTCGTGGGCATGGAGTTCCAGTACTCGGTCGCGTCCGCGGCCCTCGTCGGCATGGACCGGGACGCGGCGATCGTCGTCGACGCGTTGTTCGGGGACGCGGCCGATCGGGTCGAGCCCGCCGTGCCGGCGACTCACGAGGACGCAGCCGAAATCGCTGCCTGA
- a CDS encoding response regulator transcription factor: MPTAGAVRAVDWVARYDELSAGREALGAEGLDELGLAAWFLGREADSVQAWGEAHEAYLAAGDTDAAIRSAFWLCYTLGQRAEYVRAGAWMARLIDLAGDSPSPRSAAAAMLCRAVATLEFGGVEEAVDLSGRAIELSRAAGDLDFEVLATMALGRALVAGGDARAGLACLDRVMLTISTEGVSDRVAGPAYCAVISSCLERWDVERARVWTRDLSDWCDAQRGLEPFRGECSVHRATVLQLVGEWTEAADTLSEVSVRERREQTLENALYGLGELHRLAGRTAEAEDAYRQAGALGREVQPGLALLRRDAGRAATARTGIARALEAGPALRTRTELLAGQVELEVDGGDLAVAERAAAALRELAETFDTPYLHAQADRAEAHVHLATDAPDAALPLLRRSWAAWRRLDAPYHAAITRVLLGRASRALGDEEAAQLEFDAARTVLTDLGAAPDLARLERIASPGARTDAAGGLTRREVEVIRLIASGRSNREIADHLFLSEHTVARHVSNILAKLGVANRAGATAFAFEHGIAATA; encoded by the coding sequence ATGCCCACCGCGGGAGCGGTGCGGGCGGTCGACTGGGTGGCCCGCTACGACGAGCTCTCCGCCGGGCGGGAGGCGCTCGGCGCCGAGGGACTCGACGAGCTCGGCCTCGCGGCGTGGTTCCTCGGGCGCGAGGCCGACTCCGTGCAGGCATGGGGGGAGGCGCACGAGGCCTACCTCGCCGCCGGCGATACGGATGCCGCGATCCGCTCCGCGTTCTGGCTCTGCTACACGCTGGGACAGCGTGCCGAATACGTGCGCGCCGGCGCCTGGATGGCGCGTCTGATCGACCTGGCCGGCGACTCGCCGTCACCGCGGTCGGCCGCCGCCGCGATGCTCTGCCGAGCCGTGGCTACCCTCGAGTTCGGCGGCGTCGAGGAGGCCGTCGACCTCAGCGGCCGGGCGATCGAGCTCTCGCGCGCGGCCGGCGACCTCGACTTCGAGGTGCTCGCGACCATGGCGCTCGGCCGGGCGCTCGTCGCCGGCGGCGACGCGCGGGCCGGCCTGGCCTGCCTCGATCGCGTGATGCTCACGATCTCCACGGAGGGCGTCAGCGACCGGGTCGCCGGCCCGGCGTACTGCGCGGTCATCTCGAGCTGCCTCGAGCGCTGGGACGTGGAGCGGGCCCGCGTCTGGACCCGCGACCTCAGCGACTGGTGCGACGCGCAGCGCGGACTGGAGCCGTTCCGCGGCGAGTGCTCGGTGCATCGCGCCACCGTGCTGCAGCTCGTCGGCGAGTGGACGGAGGCGGCCGACACGCTGTCGGAGGTCTCCGTGCGCGAACGTCGCGAGCAGACGCTCGAGAACGCCCTCTACGGGCTGGGCGAACTGCACCGACTCGCGGGCCGCACCGCCGAGGCCGAAGACGCGTACCGCCAGGCCGGCGCGCTCGGCCGCGAGGTGCAGCCCGGCCTGGCCCTGCTCCGGCGCGACGCGGGCCGCGCCGCGACGGCGCGCACCGGGATCGCGCGAGCCCTCGAGGCGGGGCCGGCGCTACGGACGCGCACGGAGCTCCTGGCCGGCCAGGTCGAGCTCGAGGTCGACGGCGGCGACCTCGCCGTCGCCGAACGCGCCGCGGCCGCGCTGCGGGAGCTCGCGGAGACCTTCGACACGCCCTACCTGCACGCGCAGGCCGACCGCGCCGAGGCCCACGTGCACCTGGCGACGGATGCCCCGGATGCCGCGCTCCCCCTGCTGCGCCGCTCGTGGGCGGCGTGGCGCCGACTCGACGCCCCGTACCACGCTGCGATCACGCGGGTGCTCCTCGGACGCGCGAGCCGGGCCCTCGGCGACGAGGAGGCCGCGCAGCTCGAGTTCGACGCGGCCCGCACGGTGCTCACCGACCTCGGCGCCGCCCCCGATCTCGCCCGGCTCGAACGCATCGCGTCACCGGGCGCGCGAACGGATGCCGCGGGCGGCCTGACCCGACGTGAGGTGGAGGTGATCCGCCTCATCGCGAGCGGGCGGTCCAACCGCGAGATCGCCGATCACCTGTTCCTCAGCGAGCACACGGTCGCCCGCCACGTGAGCAACATCCTCGCGAAGCTCGGCGTCGCCAACCGCGCGGGCGCCACGGCGTTCGCCTTCGAGCACGGGATCGCCGCGACCGCCTGA